Below is a window of Andrena cerasifolii isolate SP2316 chromosome 5, iyAndCera1_principal, whole genome shotgun sequence DNA.
ATCTTTGGAACCTTATTGTCTGACTGGCGCGATATCCGTACTACTTATCCACTGCGAAACGGTTTTTTCTCTTCCTATCGTCCTATTACAAGTGTTGCCCCTAAAGCTGACTTACGTAGCCAAAATGTTTCGTGGATTATCGAGAGATCTCTAAGATATCCTCGATCGTACGTGCACTCCGCTAAATGACGAAATGCATTGAACGGAAGACCGTGTCTTCCTTTCTTAATTCCTCGTTCCCTTTTCATCGTTAGTCAGTAATTTAAAATCCAATTTGAAAGTGCAACTAGACCAAATGCTTGAATCGCGTCTGGAGGAATCTCGGACGGACAAGCTTACCCCGTTCTCCATGCCGAATCACGAGCGACGATTGATtgatttgaaatttattttttaccgaGTGCACGCGCGGTCGCGTCTACGGGGAGAGAAAAGAACTTAAAGGTACAACGATGGATGGGAGAATTGGCTGCCGTCGTTTGCAATCAAGCCATCGGCGCGGTTAAAGAAAGTCGTTTGAATTTGTATTCTCTCGTGCTTAAATCTCTGGCGATACCTCTCTTTAAAGAATGTGTCTGAAGCCTTGATGCGAGCAGCGTTAGCTTTTCTATGGAAACTTTGCACCCTCTACGTATGCATAGGCAAGAATTCTAGGGGTAATTGTTACATACGGATACGTATTAGGCAGAGAAGCGCGGTCTgattaaagccgggaatccaccgggaagctaagctaagctaagccaaGCTATGCTACGCGTTGCTATGTTTtcacgtagcttttggtggaaacggtttcataagaatgtattgaaactaatttttttaaaacgtagcatagcatagcttagcttcccggtggattcctcGCTTAAAAGACTGTATAGAAGACTGTATATCTGATTGATCTACGATCATAGAAAGCAATTGTAACGTTCGATGATTCGGTAACGTGCATTGTTTCAGATTCCAAGTACTTAAGTAGAGATCGAAGTGCGAACGACGGCAGGCAAGGTTCTATCCCATACGACGAGACGTCTAAACGATACAAGGACATCCTCCCATCCCTAAGCTACACGATGTATCGAGTACAGGTTGACGAAGCTGCTGTTGGTTTAAAACACGGCGCGTGGTGCGCCAGAATCGACGATTGCGTAGGTCGATCGTATGACACCGCGAGCGGATTTACTGGCCGTCGTGCATCTTTCTAGCGTAGATCTTGAATTGCTCGTAGGTGATCCAGAGTACGATGTTCCAGGATACCAGACGCGTGAAGCTCGGCACGAAGCCCTTGTAGAACGCGGCCGCGCCCTCCTTCATCATCATGCGAGCGGCGCAGTCCTTGACGCCCTTGTACTCGCCGGGGGCGCTGTTCATGTAACGAGTCTTCACCACGTCGACGGGACTCGCGGCCAGGGTGGTGCAGAGCCCCGCTGCCACCGCGGCCGTTACGTGACAAGGGATTCCGTCGCGGAGGTAGCCGCGGTCCAGGATGAAGTCCTTGATGATGTCGTAGCAAACGATCTCCGCCACGTTCACGATCGCGTTCCTCGAGATGTTCGGAACGGTTCCTGAATGGAGCACAGCGTTACATTGCGTTCTATAATGCTTCAGACGTGGGAGAGTATCGTTTCTAGATTCTAAATCGGTCTTGTTCGGATCGGGGCTGGATTCTAGGGAACGATGGGAGGCGAAGGATGCCTCGCGGCGAGGATTCGTATTAAAGAGCCGGAGATTCTAGATAAACAGCTGGGAATAGCGCGAGGTAATCGCGGAGGACTTAAGGGAGCGTTCGTATCGGTACAAGCAATGCCAGCGGAAGCCAGCAATTTGCGAGGGATCTTTACTGTCGGCTGGCCGGGAGCAACGCCGTGTTCGCTGCATGCAAATGGCGAACTTGTACCTTTCCAAAGGCCCCGCGTCCCTTCTTCGGCAGCGATGTTCTTGTACGCCTGCAGGGTCGAGCTGTATCTCACCGATGATCGTCCAATACTTCCAGCCTGCAGGCGGACCTTGACGACATCGGTCGGCTGAGCAAAGAGCACCGCCAAGGCGCCAGTCGTGATCCCAGCAGCGATGCGCACGGAAATATTCTTCGATCCGCCGCTCCCTTTATTACCTGCTAAGACAAAAGTCCACGGTGAAAATTTACCGTCGCAGCGAGTTATCTGAGGGGGTTCTTTTCATTAATCTCTTAGCTCGTATTTGTTGGCTGTTCTCTTACAATCGACAAAATGGGATACGGGGTGGGGACAGTTCGCGCTCTGCGCGGTTAATCATGTTTATTGGCTCAGTGATCACCTTGCTGATTACAATCAATGTTGCCTCTAAAGAGTAACTCATTAAGCTATCGACGATTATCATGACGCTACCAGAAGAGTACAGTGTGCCGGTACGAGCCGCGTACCGCAGTGATCGAGTATACACTCGGTGATCGACGAGAAGTGGCGATGCTTCAGGGTGTGATTGAAACTTACGAGGCCCATTCGTCGAATAAGCTGTTCGTGGAGCCGAGGCGGACACTTGTCGTCGATCACGAGCACCTCTTATGCCACCGATTTACACGGATTTCAGCGACGGTAAGAAGTCAGTTACAATCTCGATCGATAAGTCGCGAAAGGAAAGGTTTACATGCTACGGCGAAAAGTAAAGGTGGATCGCGAAACTCGCGACGCGACCCGTTTACATTTAGCGTTCGTTACCGATGAGAAGAAGAACTCTAACGAGTATCCGTTTCCAATCCCCACGAGCTATGGGGAAGGGAGAGTCGTACCCCGTGAAACCGATGAAACCACTAaaaaaggaacacgaaaatgaaTA
It encodes the following:
- the LOC143368877 gene encoding dicarboxylate carrier UCP2 isoform X2 encodes the protein MSTIKRQQDDFPLWVKFLTAGTAACIADLATFPLDTAKVRMQIAGEARPVLLAAADGSMLAMRGTQPGLWRTVGNIVRIEGARSLYGGLSAGLQRQMCFASIRLGLYDGVKSRYAGIIDGNKGSGGSKNISVRIAAGITTGALAVLFAQPTDVVKVRLQAGSIGRSSVRYSSTLQAYKNIAAEEGTRGLWKGTVPNISRNAIVNVAEIVCYDIIKDFILDRGYLRDGIPCHVTAAVAAGLCTTLAASPVDVVKTRYMNSAPGEYKGVKDCAARMMMKEGAAAFYKGFVPSFTRLVSWNIVLWITYEQFKIYARKMHDGQ
- the LOC143368877 gene encoding dicarboxylate carrier UCP2 isoform X1, encoding MSTIKRQQDDFPLWVKFLTAGTAACIADLATFPLDTAKVRMQIAGEARPVLLAAADGSMLAMRGTQPGLWRTVGNIVRIEGARSLYGGLSAGLQRQMCFASIRLGLYDGVKSRYAGIIDAGNKGSGGSKNISVRIAAGITTGALAVLFAQPTDVVKVRLQAGSIGRSSVRYSSTLQAYKNIAAEEGTRGLWKGTVPNISRNAIVNVAEIVCYDIIKDFILDRGYLRDGIPCHVTAAVAAGLCTTLAASPVDVVKTRYMNSAPGEYKGVKDCAARMMMKEGAAAFYKGFVPSFTRLVSWNIVLWITYEQFKIYARKMHDGQ